In the genome of Cynocephalus volans isolate mCynVol1 chromosome 10, mCynVol1.pri, whole genome shotgun sequence, the window TCCCTCAAGCTGACAGCGATTTAAGCTCTGGGAACAGGGCTCCCAACTAGGGACTTGGGATTTATGACCAGTAGTTGGGGAAGGGGCTACAAAGAAGGCAACTGTGCGAGCAGCGGTGTCACCTGAGTGATAGGAGGGACCACAGCACAGGGTCACTAAGTTCTGGGGACGGAAAACAGTATCTCGAAACATGTCCTCGAGATGTCCTCACAGGACAGAAATCAGGACTTCCCAGCCCTCGGAATGTGCTGACTGGAGGTGAACTGTCAGGAGACAGGGTTGGTAGGAGCCGGATGAGCGACAGCAGAATCCGAAAGCTGCTTTTTTGTCCCTGGACGTCCTGCTTCTATGTCCTGGGAGGCTCAGCCAAGCAGAAGCGTCACCAGCTCCCTGCACAGCCCCTTCCCGGTCCCCGACTGTGAGCTGTGGGGAGCTCAGGATTTTTCCGAGCACTAGTGACCTGATTTCCATTACTTGGCCTTGTCATCAAAGCTTAATTCCCCTCACGAAACTCGGTGTCAGTGCTTTGGCTTTGGCCGCACATGGGTGAACGGACCCGAGCTTCGTTCGGTTACATCAGGTGTGAACAATCAAGTCTCTGCTTTACTTTTCTTAAGAAACAGCAATTACTATGGTAACTCTCTTCCCACTCATAGAAGGTGTTTGTTCTCAGCCACTGAACTAGTTCTCTCGTCTCCAGGGGATGACACTCGGCGGGGAGAGCCAAGCGCGGACGGGGCTCCTGGCCCCGGCCTCTGACCGGGCGCTGGAACGTCTGCAGCCCCGTGGGTCCCTGGGTCGCCCGCGTGCGGCCCTCTCGCTCCCGGGCCCCCAGGCCGTGTGGGCTGCGTTCCCCCGCACGCCCGGGGCACCACGCACAGGGATCCCCCTGTCCGGGCCTGCAGGCTCCTGAAGGTCCCCTCTGTCCCCCGCATGCCCGGGGCACCGCGCACAGGGATCCCCCCCTGACGGGCCTGCAGGCTCCTGGAGGTCCCCTCTGTCCCCCGCACGCCCGGGGCACCGCGCACAGGGATCCCCCCCTGACGGGCCTGCAGGCTCCTGAAGGTCCTCTCTGTCCCCCGCACGCCCGGGGCACTGCGCACAGGGATCCCCCTGTCCGGGCCTGCAGGCTCCTGAAGGTCCCCTCTGTCCCCCGCACGCCCGGGGCACCGCGCACAGGGATCCCCGTCCGGGCCTGCAGTCTCCTGAAGGTCCCCTCTGTCCCCCGCATGCCTGGGGCACCGCGCATAGGGATCGCCCCCTGTCCGGGCCTGCAGGCTCCTGAAGGCCCCCTCTGTCCCCCGCACGCTGGTATCCACGCTTCCGTCCCTGGGACGCTGGAAGCCGGGGACCGTGCACCTGACCTGACCTCGTGTTCTCCATCAGGAACGACAGCTGTGTGTCTGCACATCCAGGAAGGCCTGGGATGCGGGTCAGGTGGAGGGTTTAGCAGCAGTGTCGACACGCTGGGCGGGGACCCGGCCCTCAACAGGGGACTGTGCACACTCCGGAAGCAAccagcagccccttccccagcccttgACCTGGTGGGACCCGAAGCCCCTGGACAAAGCCGGACACTAATGACGTTGTAAGGACAGCTTTTCGTCAGTGACATACAACTGCACCAGGAAAATGAGAGAAGTGACTCAGCTCCAAGAGGTGATGGGGAAGAAAAGCGAGTGTTTAAAGACTACAGAGTctcagttggggaagatgaaaaagttctggacatGGATGACGGTGATGGTTATGCTGCAATATGCATGTAGTTAACGCCATCGAAATGTATACtttgaaatggtttaaatggCAAATATTGTTATCTATACTTAATCACGAAGAACAAAGGAATGAAAGACCAATacatgacaacatggatgacctttgCAAACATCCTAAGGGAAAGAACACAGACACAAAGGCCACATAGTGTATGagtccatttttatgaaatgtccagaacaggcaaatccacagacaACAAAAGtgaattagtggttgccaggagctggggagaagGGAATAGGAAATGACTTCTTAATGGGTACTGAGTTTCCTTTGGAGGTAATTAAAATGCTCTGGAACTAGATAGATGGTTGCACACAACTGTCACTGTACTGAATTCCACCGAATTGTATtcttacaaatggttaaaatggtaaaatttatatCAAgtgaacttttaatttaaaaaaaaaaaaaaaaaagcagcttttTGGAGCCCTGGTTATTCCAATAACACTTGGGACCAAAGCCCAAAGGTCCTGGCAGAAACTcctctttatttaatattttttatttttgtttggctATTAGACCATGTAggaatcctaacccttgaccttggtgttataacaccacactctaaccaacagaggtGACCTGCCAggccccaaactcattctttatTATAAACCAGTGGCTTTTATGTCCGGACAGCAAAGCACCAAATGATGCCTTAATATACACCTTGCAGATAATCACCACATCACCACATGTGTGGatgaatttctgtttgtttgtttggcagctgacctgtatgggggatctgaaccccacCCATGAAATTTTCAGGCTGAGCTCtgaccaactgatctaaccagccagcccccacagATGGATTTTTGTCCCTAATGTTCTTCCTCTATACAggtggatttcttttcttttttctttttaaaagactaagatcacaGAAAACACTTTCTCTGACgacaacagaaggaaatttagaaaactcacaaatgtgtggacattaaacaacactctcctaaataaacaatgggtaaaaagaaaaatcacagggaaattagagtacTTTGATATAAAGATCAAaccacaacatatcaaaatttgtaggatgcagggctcatgcagttcTTAgcggaaaatttatacttgtaaacacctatattagaaataagaaaaatctcaaatcactaatgtaaacttctaccttaagaaaatagaaaaagtacagCAAACTAAACGCAAAGCAaacataagtaggaaataacaaagattacaacagaaatatatgaaatggggtattaaaaaatagagaaaatcaacaaaaccaaaagttgattctttaaaaaaatcaacaaaatttgcaaattttATGTAGACTGAACAAGGAAAAAGAGaggaccaaaattactaaaatcagaagtaaaacaggggcattattacattgtcactatggcttttgtGGGGATAAGAttgagtttcttcctttttcttgttacacttttgttctaccagtggattttgttctttcattgTGTATTCGTGGtcatgattattgtttttcagactCCAAATGtgggacttccttgaggatttcttgtaaggctggttgtgtacTGGTGaactgcagtttttatttgtccggaaaatacactatttttccctcatttctgaaggatagccttgctgggtacagtattcttggctggaagtttttcttttagtattttgaatatatcatcccattttctcctggcctgtagagtttctgttgagaagtctgctgttagtctgataggggcttccttgtaggtgacttgctgcttttctctgcttcttttaagattatctctttgtctttgagctttgccagtttgactataacatgtcttggagaggatcttttggacTGCATcattgagcctcttggatctgaaggtccatgtctctccatatatctgggaagttttccattattatttcattcaataggtGGAACACTCAAGATTCAAacgtttgtgtgcttaaggttgtctactagctctcttagattttcttcattttttaaaattcttttttcctttttttgtctgcctgggtttttttttttttttttttttttctttttttaagatgactggtaaggggatcttaacccttgacttggtggtgtcagcaccacgctctcccaagtgagccatgggccggcccctgcctgggttattttgaaaagactatcttcaagatcagaaattcttttgtctccttgttctaacctgctgcttaggctattggttgtgtttcttattttattgagtcaatctttcagttccatgggttctactacattttttaaagtattaatctctttgtaaatttcctctttcctttcctagattttttttttttctcatttcattatgttgtctaacttaATATTCTCATATCTCAgggagtttccttaagattgttgctcagaactccttctcagtcatttcaagaatttCCTGCTCTaaagggtctggtatttgagaattacagtattctttttgtggtgtcatattttcttcagttttcatatttctagatctttgttgatgtctgatcatcgGGTAAAGCAGTTCCTTCTTTTATTAGTcaggagtgggctttgaggagagagatgtcctcttctttttcccatctcccactggtgactctccttgtgtcagtgcagttgagtgtctagtgggcatggtggctgtggctgctgctgtggcattgagccacttttttTTAGCAGCTGTGGCTTTGGCAGTgtctgtggtaggccacccacacagaagtggtgttttcagtgtgctctcttgcctgcttccgggtggagggggctgcagcccatggctccttgcctaggaccccaggcatgttCTCTTACCTGTTTCTGtgtggctccttgcctaggaccctgggcatgctctcttaCCTCAATGCAGGTAGATATTCAAAGCCTATATGCAGGTTATGACCTTTCATGTTTTCCATTGAGATCTACAAAAACCCCAATATCTTGAACAACACATCATCTCCACATTGCCTATGCCAGTGATGAAAGGACCTGGACAGTTCCCTGGAGTGTCTCCCAGGACTAGCACAGACCATCCCCCACTTCAACTGTGAGGGGCACAACGAGGCCAGGGCAGTCAATGCAGGAACCAAATGGGAATGTTTTTTCCAGATGGGGACACTGCAGGATCTTCAAAAACTCCCACAGGGGTGGGAGGAGATGAAGGTGGAGTGGAGCTGTAAAGGCATCTTCTCCAAAGCAATAACCTggctataaaataaatttgaggagAATGTCCCTATGATGCCAAAGGAGAAGGTCTGGGAGCCTCAACTCACCCCATGGTCtgaccaggttcttgactctgccacaggaaataattcaagagcagagagaccaggtttaatgtaatgaataagagatacagatttcacagagagagtgcatgCAGCCTAGCCCCAGAGATTGAGCAGGGCCCactccaagtttaacacaaaagtaagaaatacacaaagTTTAACATGGAGCGCAAGCTAGCTGAAGAGACTGAgtagccacctgctaaaagtaagcttaacacaaaagtaaagcacacacccctcagccagtgaagtgtaGGTTGGCCCCAGGACAGTGAGCcacaaccccaccttctgccaggattcagcttttGTAGTTTAGCTGTCTAATACATACTCATGCAAGCCAATGAATGTTCAATCATGTGGCTGGTTCCCTGTTACGTAACAGTCTTGCACATACTCAGTCGGCTCCTTTTAGGGCAGGTCCATTGGTCAGATTCTGTCACATGCACTGAAcgtattcaagaatattctgtactCTTTAGCACCCATAGTGGAAGATCATTCAGAAGATAAACTCCCTCCCCCTGCACATGCTTGGTCACTCGCGTCGTATAAGCCTTTATAagttccttttactgagcatgctcagccactggatttgcgtTAAGTCCgacccttgtggtctcaatctccctgGGTTGgtactaaaaataggtctaataAGCAACAGTAATTCTCCTCAGGGGAGGGCCAAGAGgaagggcctgagacctcagggagtgtcctgaaacctgagcccatggaaactgagcacctcccatCTTGCTTATACATCTTTCAGGGGGAAAACTAGAATGCACAGAATGCTTGGACGACTGCATTCTTTACCTGAGGTGGCAAAATGTTAAGAAGAATGAAGACTTTACTGGCTGAAGTGAACCTCAGTAGGTTCCAAAAATAGTTTCTGAGCAATTTTTCCCATAGCCCTTGCATGGAGGCTGACAATAGAATATGAGATGAATAATCCCTTGCCCCTTTTATTCTTATGAAAGTTAAAGTTGCTTAATATCCAGGTTAATGTTCACTAACAGAAGATGGAAAGGAGGCATGTTGTTCAAGTGAATGTCACAGAAATATTCCCTCTTGGTTCGTCCCTCTGGGAGAAAAGGGACCATGCTTTTCTTCCCATTTAGATCACTTAGGGTCTCTTTGATCTTCTGACTGACAAGGGCCACTTTCCATCTCTGTATCAAATGGCCTGCAGGGATGCTTCTCTGGCCTAGGGCATGGTCTTGTAGCTGCTGCACTCACTGGACCTGAGTGGGCTTGTTTGTGCCAGAGGCATGACAGGTGCTCTGGAAGCCAGAAGAAATGGACAGGGGAGAGATCTATGCAGCCTTTGCAGAGCGGGTTCCTGTCACTGAGTAATTCCAGCCTTTTTTGCATTGGAATTTCCTCACCAGTATCTCAGATTCGTTCACAAAGTTTGCTATTGCTTACGGTGACACCAGTTTGTGGGTAAGCCTTGAAGGAGCTGGATTGAAAGATGTCACCATATGGAAGGTATAGATCACACCTCTCGATGGGATCCCTCTACACATAGGAAAGACTTCTTTTTGGACACTTTTcatcaaactttttctttttcacaacaCACCTATTAAGCTCCTGGTTTCAAACAGTTTCAACATACAGCTAACCCTTCTAATTACTTGGAAGAGATTTTACTTAGAAGACTGTGggacttttttttggtttttttttttgaatttttaatgctttttttctgaATCTGGCTGTGATGTTTTGGAGGGATATCCTCACAGTGTTTCCTCCGAGTTTGTGCCATCAAACCTTGACAGGCCCACGTCTGGCTCCAGCAACACTGTCTACGAAGCCATGTATGCCACAGCCTGTGCCCCATGAGATGCTTCTCATGAGAACAGACCTAGGGGCTGGGGAGAATATGGATGCCAGTGCATTTCCTCTGACAGACAACCCCTCTCAGTTACACTGGCTTCAACAGATGCCCTTTGTCCTCAGAGTCTGTAATTTATTGGACTTATCGGTCACAACAGTAGCATCCAATGCATGACAGGCATAGAATCTTTCTCTGGAGTTACAAATATATCTGTACTTGTTCCCTTGGAGGAAATGCTTCAGAAACACAAGGTCTCTACTTCAACTAGTTGATGTCGGAAGTGTACTCAAATAGAAGatcctgctggtgggaatgtttGGTCAGGCAGGGTTCAAGGTCACCTCTTCACCACACAGGAGTGCTTTTCCAAATGGGTTATTTTCCAGTCTCACCCACTGTGTTTTCAAGTGACTGTagaaaggagttttttttttaatccctcttCTGTCCAAGACACTCTACTGCTGGGTTTGCATAATTCATCTCACTTAATTCTGGACCACCTTGAAAAGGCTACCTCTATCTCCCagttaaagacaaagaatatAATTCTAAGAGAGATTAGGTCCATGACCCAAAACCTAACAGTGATTCCTGCAGAGTTAGCTCGGATCTGAAGTCAGGTATTTGCAGAGTTCGCATCATTCATAGAGTAAGAGGGGGGCCCCTTGATCTCAAGTTCAAGGTGTACCTGGCATTTAAATTAGCATATTAGGACATGTATTCAAAGATACATATTGGAACACATGCATTTTaatacataaagttttattgtgcCAAGTGTGTCATCTACTATCTTTTATGATAGTCACATGATATTGTGTTGTACAATGCAAATATTCCTATTTTTATACTTGAAAGTTAGCAATGCAAGTGATTTTCTATACAGGTAgcatctaaaatatttaaaatgttttcttgttgggATTGTTCTATTTTTCGAATTCACTTTTCATTACATGGCAATGCATCTCATTTAGCTCCATTGTAACCTGGGGAGCAGCCAGGTTAACAATACTGCTGGGGAGCAGGTTTCAtcatatgagaaaagaaaacatctggCTCGATATGATACTCTGATCTACGAGAACTTTAGTGCTGGACTGTAGATTCTGGTGAGGGTGGGACAGTTTGTCCCTCAGTCTCCATTGGGTCAAGAATATGCCATCCAGCAGGACGTGACAGAGAACCCACTGGGTTCACTGAAGTCAGGTGCAATTCTAAGGTTGGATGTACACCTGCCCTAAGTCCCACAACAGAGCTCTGGCATGAAGTGATTATACCCCTCACTGCCTCTCTGCCTTTCTCATCAGATGCAGACCAGTGTGTGACGTATCCACATGACCAAGGCCCAAACAGTAGCAGAGATGGCTGTCTCCCACAGGCTGTGACCTTTCTAGCTTTCGAGGACCCCACGGGAAGTACTCTGGCCAGCACTGCTCATTCCTTCTCTGCTCACATCTGTGGTCCTGCGGGTCTTTGTGAAGCACCAAGACCCCAACCAGACTCTCAGCTGCACCGTTCTCCTCTGCCCCAGCTCAGCCACCTGTGTCCCCTGGAAAGCCACATTTGGAGTCGTGTTCACTGCAGCTATTTCCTCTCTTTTGGCCAAAACCACCGCTGTGGTCCTGGCTTTCAAGGCCATGCCCCTGGGAGGAGAGTGAGGCTTTGTTGAGTCCTCCAGTGGACAGACCGGAGGGGCTCCCTACAGGGGTCCCCGGAATCCTGGGGGTACGAGCAGTCACAAGTGGGCATTGCTGAGATGGGAAGATCAGAGGGCAGAGGACAATTGGGGAGAAGAAAGAACAGGATTcaagaaaaaagagggagagtCAGCTCCAAATCCTGTGTGTGGTCTTTCAGGCCCGGCCAAGCTCTACCTGGAAGACCTCCTGGGGAAGCCGCCCTCCCTGCAGACGTGGTGACCAGTGGTGCAGCCTCTGAGAACAGCTGCAGGCAATGTCCCAGACCCCTGGCCCACGTGTGCCTTCTGAGCACAAGTGCATCCATATGGAAGCCTTTACTGGGGGCCTTCAGCAGAGGACttccaggctcctctggtgaGGGTCCttactggggaggggagagccttGGACTCAGCGCCCAGGACTTTTCCATGCAGACTCTTCCCCCCGCCTCGGGGTCCATAACCTGGAGGAGCCTTTTGTTCAGGCCAGCCCCCCAACCATGTGCTGACCCTTGACCCTACTGTCGGGGGTGGGAGGTGGCCTCCTGAGTATACATCACAGTGCGTGAATTTTGTGAATTTACTCTGGCTTTGGCTTGTTGTCTTAATCAGCCCCTGGATACCTGTGCTCAGCTGAAAGTTCCCTCCCCTGTGCTTAAGGGATTCAGTCCTTGGAATAGCCATAAGGAACAGAGGCATCGATACCATTTGTCAAACAACTGCCCTATTTTACTAAAAATCCACACATactttacattttacaaaaacaGCATCCATCGGATCTCCTGGTCCATTCCCTAACGCCACAAAAGAAAGGGGATATCCAAGGAGCTATGAGGACAGGCCCCACCAAAGCTCAGGGCTTCCCAGGCACCCCCAGGACCTGCTCTAGTGCAGGGGGTAGGGGCAGAGGAGCCCACTCACAGCTCCCATCAGCCTGGGGCCCCTAGAGCCATTCAAATCTCTTATCACCTAACCAGGGCCAGAGGGGCCACATAGGCAAGGGCCCTGCCAGGACCTCAATGCACTGACCTCAGCCAGGGCATCAACTGGACTCACAGATGGCCCTGTCCGGGTGGGCTCTGGCCTCAGGAGGAGGAGACCGGGTACGCACAGTGGTTGCGGTCAGTGTCGCCCAGGGCCAGCGTCAGGGACAGGCTGGGCTTCCGTCCCAGCTCCTCGTCCTCTAGGCAGCGCTGCGGAGGACGGGCTTTGAAGAAGTCCGAGACATAGCGCacctgggagagggaggaataTGAGAGACTGGGTGGGGCCGGGCAGGGAGGTGGGTGTAGGAGTTAGCAGGAGGGGAGGAATGGGGTCCAGGATGAGGTGggggggtgagggtgaggagggaACCCAGGAGGGGAGGGGCACTGTGGTGGGCAACAAGAAAAGCAGGTGCTGGATGGGAAGACAGGCTCTTGGGGGAAGACTACAGTAGAGAGGACAGGGTCCCTGGGATGGGAGGGCCAGGTGGTTGAGCGGGGGCTAGGTCCTGGATTGGGGTCTGTGGACAAATCCGGGACAGGGCCCAAGAACTCACAGTGAGGCCAGCCACCAGTGCTCCCTGCAGGAGGCCGACGAGGACATCACTCCAGTGGTGCTTGTGGTCAGACACGCGGGTGTAGCCCACGTAGAGGGCAAAGGCCAACAGGAAGAACTGGACTGTGGGACGTAGGAGGCGAGCCCACTTCCAGCAGAGCCGCGCCTGCACATAGAGCTGGGGTGGCGCAGGGGATGTGGTCAGCCTGGGTGCCCACTGCACAGATGGGAACACTGAGACCTGGAGAGCTGGGCAGGTCAACCCAGGGCCTCCAGCTTTTATGAACAAACTGGCCAGGCCCCCCCATCACCACCTGCCcccagggaaggggagggatgtAGGCCTGGTTGCCGGAAAAATGGACTCACCACCAAGAACATCATGC includes:
- the PLPP2 gene encoding phospholipid phosphatase 2 isoform X3 translates to MAGVTITATVILVSVGEAYLVYTDRLYSRSDFNNYVAAVYKVLGTFLFGAAVSQSLTDLAKYMIGRLRPNFLAICDPDWSRVNCSVYVQLEVCKGNPLNVTEARLSFYSGHSSFGMYCMMFLVWAPRLTTSPAPPQLYVQARLCWKWARLLRPTVQFFLLAFALYVGYTRVSDHKHHWSDVLVGLLQGALVAGLTVRYVSDFFKARPPQRCLEDEELGRKPSLSLTLALGDTDRNHCAYPVSSS